Part of the Kitasatospora sp. NBC_00374 genome is shown below.
GGTCAGCGACGGGCGGCCGCGAGGGCCTCGATGGCGGGGACGAGGGCGGCGGGGCTGGGCAGGGCGTCGTTCTCGGCCCGGAGCCGGACGGCGCGGTCGCGGAGCGCCGGGTCGGTGACGAGGCGGGTCAGGAGCGGAGTGTCGACGTCGCCGGAGGCGGAGCGAAGGGCGGCGCCGGTGGCGGTGAGGACGTCGGCGACGGCGAAGTTGTCGGCGCCCTGGGGGAGGAGGAGCTGGGGCAGGCCGGCCTGCAGACCGGTGAGCGTGCTGCCCGAGCCGCCGTGGTGGATCACCGCGTCGCAGACCCGCAGCAGCTCCGCCAGCGGGACCCAGGGGAGCGGGCGGACATTGGCCGGGAGGGTGCCGAGGTGGGTGAGGTCGGCGTCGCCGACGGCCAGCAGGAACTCGGCGTCGACCGCGGCGGCGGCCTCGATCAGGCGGGTGATGGCGTGCACCCCGTCCACCTCGGTGACCACGGTGCCCAGGGTGACGGCGACCCGCGGCCGGGTGCCGCGGCGCAGCAGGTCGGCGGGGACGACCCCGCCGCCGTTGTACGGGAGGTAGCGCATCCGCAGGCCGCCCGGGTCGCCGCCGAGCGAGGCCGGGACGATGTTCAGCGGGGTGGTCTCGGCCGGGGCGGCCACGCCGTACGTCTCGTAGACGTCGGTGAAGTGGCCGGCCAGCCGCGCGGCCATGTCGAGGCCGGAGGTGAGGCCGAAGTTCTGCAGCGCCGCCGGGATCTTGAGTTTCGCCGCGACCAGCTGGGCGGAGGCCATGCAGGAGTCGTGGATCAGCAGGTCCGCGTCCCACTCGCCGGCGGTGGCCAGCAGGCCGTCCACGGTCGAGCGGGAGGCGTGGGCGAAGGCGGCGGCGGCCAGGTCGAGGATCTGGTCCTGGTCCAGGTCCGGCCTGGCGTAGCGGGTCTCCTCGCCGCTGATGGCCTCGAACGACTCCCGCAGGGGGCGGCCGTCGCCGATCTCGACGATCGGGAATCCGGCCGCCCGAAGCTGGTCCATGGGCTTCGGGCTGGCGAACAGAACCTCGTGCCC
Proteins encoded:
- a CDS encoding nucleotide disphospho-sugar-binding domain-containing protein — encoded protein: MRILFTGPAAPSHLFPMVPTAQALRAAGHEVLFASPKPMDQLRAAGFPIVEIGDGRPLRESFEAISGEETRYARPDLDQDQILDLAAAAFAHASRSTVDGLLATAGEWDADLLIHDSCMASAQLVAAKLKIPAALQNFGLTSGLDMAARLAGHFTDVYETYGVAAPAETTPLNIVPASLGGDPGGLRMRYLPYNGGGVVPADLLRRGTRPRVAVTLGTVVTEVDGVHAITRLIEAAAAVDAEFLLAVGDADLTHLGTLPANVRPLPWVPLAELLRVCDAVIHHGGSGSTLTGLQAGLPQLLLPQGADNFAVADVLTATGAALRSASGDVDTPLLTRLVTDPALRDRAVRLRAENDALPSPAALVPAIEALAAARR